CGGCAGCAAGCGCAAGGGGGTGCGCTACTTCGGCCCGTACTCCCACGCCTGGGCGATCCGGGAGACGCTCGACCTGCTGCTGCGGGTGTTCCCGGCGCGCACCTGCTCCAAGGGCGTGTTCAACCGCGCCGGCCAGATCGGGCGGCCGTGCCTGCTCGGCTACATCGGCAAGTGCTCCGCGCCCTGCGTCGGCCGGGTCACCCCGGAGGAACACCGGGAGATCGTCGAGGACTTCTGCGACTTCATGGCCGGGCACGCCGCGCCCTACATCCGGCGGGTCGAGCGCGAGATGCGCCAGGCCTCCTCCGACCAGGAGTTCGAACGCGCCGCCAAGTTGCGCGACGACCTCAAGGCCCTCGAACGCGCGCTGGAGAAGAACACCGTGGTGCTGGCCGACGGCACCGACGCCGACGTGGTGGCCCTGGCCGAGGACCAGCTCGAGGCCGCCGTCCAGGTGTTCCACGTGCGCGGCGGGCGGATCCGCGGCCAGCGCGGCTGGGTCGCCGACAAGACCGACGACGCCGAGACCGGTGAGCTGGTGGAGCGGCTGCTCATCCAGCTGTACGGCGGGGAGGGCGGGGAGTCCGTTCCCCGCGAGGTGCTGGTGCCGGCCCTGCCCGCCGACGACGCGGCGCTGGCCGACTGGCTGACCGAACGCCGGGGTTCCCGGGTCGACCTGCGGGTGCCCCAGCGCGGCGACAAGAAGTCGCTGATGGAGACCGTGGCGCGCAACGCCCACCAGGCGCTCGGGCTGCACAAGACCAAGCGGGCCAGCGACCTGACCACCCGCAGCCGGGCGCTGCAGGAGATCCAGGACGCGCTCGGCCTGTCCGAGGCACCGCTGCGGATCGAGTGCTACGACATCTCCAACCTGCAGGGCTCGGACGTCGTGGCGTCCATGGTGGTGTTCGAGGACGGCCTGCCACGCAAGAGCGACTACCGCCGGTTCACGGTGCGCGCCCGCGGCCGCGACAACGGCTCCAACGACGTCGCGTCCATCCACGAGGTCATCACCCGGCGGTTCCAGCGTTACCTCGACGAGCACGCCGAGACCGGTGACGTCGGTGCGGCCTCGCCCACCGACTCCGAGGACGCGGAGGTAACGGGTGAGTCCAACGGCACCCCCGGCTCCAGCGGCGCCGCCGGACGGACGAACGGCGCCGCTACCGGCGTACCAGCGGGGATCGACCCGGAGACCGGACGGCAGCGCAGGTTCGCCTACGCACCCGGGCTCCTCGTCGTCGACGGCGGACCGCCGCAGGTCGCCGCGGCCGCCCGGGCGATGGACGAACTGGGCATCGACGACGTACCCGTCTGCGGGCTGGCCAAGCGACTCGAGGAGGTGTGGCTGCCCGGGCAGGAGGATCCGGTCATCCTGCCGCGGACCAGCGAGGGCCTCTATCTCCTCCAGCGCGTCCGCGACGAGGCACACCGGTTCGCGATCACGTTCCACCGCCAGCGGCGGTCGAAGTCGATGATCGAGAGCCTGCTGGACGACGTACCCGGGCTCGGCGCGACCCGGCGCAAGGCGCTGTTGCGGAAGTTCGGGTCGCTCAAGCGGTTGCGGGCCGCGACGGCCGAGGAGGTGGCGGAGGTGCCCGGCATCGGCATGCGTACGGCCGAGTCCGTGGTGGCGGCGCTGCACCAGCCCGAGCGGGCCGGCGGCCGGCCGGCGATCAACACCGCCACCGGTGAGATCCTGGACGACGCGCCGGAGCCGGCGCGGGACGATCAGGCAGAGCGGGACGATCAGGCGGAACGCACCGACCCGCCGTCGCCGGCCGCCGACGACGACGCGATGATGCGACCTTCTCGCACCTACCCGGGGAGTAACCGATGACGACAGACCCTCCTGAGCTGGTCCTCGTCTCCGGCATGTCCGGAGCCGGGCGCAGCGCGGCCGCGCACGTCCTGGAGGACCTCGGATGGT
This Actinopolymorpha cephalotaxi DNA region includes the following protein-coding sequences:
- the uvrC gene encoding excinuclease ABC subunit UvrC; its protein translation is MADPATYRPTPGSVPDQPGVYRFSDPRGRVIYVGKAKSLRSRLGSYFQDLAALHPRTQAMVQTAAKVEWTVVNTEVEALQLEYSWIKEYDPRFNVKYRDDKSYPWLAVTLDEEFPRLQVMRGSKRKGVRYFGPYSHAWAIRETLDLLLRVFPARTCSKGVFNRAGQIGRPCLLGYIGKCSAPCVGRVTPEEHREIVEDFCDFMAGHAAPYIRRVEREMRQASSDQEFERAAKLRDDLKALERALEKNTVVLADGTDADVVALAEDQLEAAVQVFHVRGGRIRGQRGWVADKTDDAETGELVERLLIQLYGGEGGESVPREVLVPALPADDAALADWLTERRGSRVDLRVPQRGDKKSLMETVARNAHQALGLHKTKRASDLTTRSRALQEIQDALGLSEAPLRIECYDISNLQGSDVVASMVVFEDGLPRKSDYRRFTVRARGRDNGSNDVASIHEVITRRFQRYLDEHAETGDVGAASPTDSEDAEVTGESNGTPGSSGAAGRTNGAATGVPAGIDPETGRQRRFAYAPGLLVVDGGPPQVAAAARAMDELGIDDVPVCGLAKRLEEVWLPGQEDPVILPRTSEGLYLLQRVRDEAHRFAITFHRQRRSKSMIESLLDDVPGLGATRRKALLRKFGSLKRLRAATAEEVAEVPGIGMRTAESVVAALHQPERAGGRPAINTATGEILDDAPEPARDDQAERDDQAERTDPPSPAADDDAMMRPSRTYPGSNR